The Pseudoxanthomonas sp. genome segment GTCTTCGTCAGCCTCGGCATTGTCGCCTTCCTGGTGCCGGCCACGATTTTCGGGCTCGGCATCGGTCCGGCGGTAGCCGTGCATGAGGGCTCCACATTGTTGGTGGTCTTCAACGCACTGCGTCTGCTGGCCTACAAAGACAAGGGATGAAGCGTGGACACTCCCACCAGACCTCAGGCGAGCACGCTAGCTATGGCGGTGACGCTGAGCGTACTGGCAGTGGCAAGTGGCTACCTCGCACTGGGTGGCTTGGCGGCGAGCATTTTCGCCGTCGGCTATGTCGGCGGTCTGGTGCTGTGGCTCAGCGTGCGCGGCCCGATCGTCTACCGCCGCTTTCGTGCGCCCTACTGGCTGACGCTGGCGGCGTTCGTGTTGTTGCACAAACCCGAGGAGCGTTACGCCCAATTTTTTGATGTTCTGGCCCAGATCAGCGGCACGGCCATCCCCCAAAGCACCGATCCTGCCGTGCTGCTGATGCTGGCGACCGGCTTCCTTCCCTGGCTGCTGATTCCTTGGTTGGCCGGGCAGAGCAGGGATTTCGGTCGCTATCTGGCCTGGACGTTCTTCGCGTCGATGGGGCTGTCGGAGCTGGCCCACTTCGTATTGCCGCTTTTTCTGGCACAGCCTTACCACTACTTCCCGGGCATGCTCAGCGTGGTGATCCTGGCCCCCTTGGCATGGTGGGGACTGTGGCCACTGGCGCAGGCCGGCGCCACGTCCGGATCGGCGCAACCACCGGCGCCCTGATGCTAATCGCGTGGGACGCTGCCTCTAGGCGCCAGGCGGCGGGCGATTCTGGTTTCTTCCGGGTGTGTTGGAGTTCGCTGGTGATAAGCGCGCTCAGTTGCTGGGGGCCCAGTTCGGATAGCAGCTTGCCGTTGACGAAGATCGCTGGCGTGCCGCGAATGTCGGCCGCTTCCACGGCGGCCACTTCGCGTTTGATCAGGGTCTCGACCGCCCCGGTCGCCAGATCGCGCTGTGCACTCGCACGGTCCAAGCCTGCGGCGACGGCAAACTCCCACACCTTCTTCGGATCCGGCGCGCCATGGCTGGCCCACACAGGCTGGTTTTGCATCAAGGTCTCCAGCACCGGCTCGAACTTCTTCTGTTTCCGGGCCGCTTCCAGCACACCAATCGCTTCCTTGGAGACCTGTCCATGGAAGGGCACATAGCGGATCACCAGACGCACGTCCTTGGGACGGGCGGCCAGCAGTTGCTTCACGTGGGGATACATCGCACGGCAGGACTCGCAGGTCGGGTCGAAGAATTCCACGATCGTGACCGTCGCGGTCACCGGCCCCAGGGGCGGTGCACCGGCGGGTGCCAGTAAAAACAGCGTGCGGAATCAAGCAAGGGTACCGGCCGCACGCGGCTTTACATAAGCGACGTTATGCGAAGTAAGTTATTGATTATATTAGTTTAAGTTGGAATTCGCAAGATCCGTAACTGCGCCGTGCGCTGGCTGGCCACAGACGCGATAAGCTAAGCATTCCTTAGTTTTAGTCATTCTTGATGCCATGACGATGCCATCTGAGCGCACCCGCAATGTGCTGCAGGCAGGCGCGTTCCTCAGGCAGCTAGCCGCCAGCCAAGCCGTGCCCAAAGAGGTGCGGCAAGAGGCATACCGACTGCTGCGGCACTATCCAACGGTCAGCGACATTGAGGCGATTGCCGAGCACGAAGAGCGGCTGCGAGCGCTGACCCAGTCGGCCTTCGTACGACCCTACTTGAGCACCGAGATCGAGGCGGACTGGTTCTCCGGATACCCGCTTGGCCCTCATCGCATCTGACCATGAAGCAACCGAGCAGGCCGCGTGGAAGAGGGACTACGTCTGCGGAGGCAGCGCTGGAGGCTTCCTTTGAACGGGCCCGCGACAGCGCAGCCGAGGAACGCGCATTCTTCAAGCGACTGATGGATGCGATCGTGTACGTGCATGCGCCCGTCTCGGACGACGCGCGGACACTGCGGCTAGTCCAGTTCCGCCATCCTGACGGTTTCGACGCGATCCCTTTCTTTACCTCGCTCGACAAGGCGCAGGCGGCCAGCTCGGCTGCTGTCAGAATTCTGGGAGTTTCAGGCCGTGAGCTGCTAACCGGTACTCGCGGCGCGACGTTGATGCTCAATCCCAACGACGGCGGCGTTGTCCTGTACCCGGAAGAGGTTGCGACATTGTTGGATACGGGCTTTCTGGCCAGGGTAGAACGGCTGTCGCCGGCTGAGTTCGCGGTAAGACCTGCCCCGGCGGCACCGGCTTGGCTCGCTCCGGCCATCAGCGCCAGCCTTGAGCACGCCGACTTCGTCTCGTCGGCTTATCTCCTGGAAACTCACTCGTCAGGAGGCGTCGAACAGCCTCCCGGTCTGTTGATCTGGCTGGTGGTCGACCTGGCTTTCGCCGAGCGGGCCGCTCGTCTGGTGACCACCGCCATACAGCCCTTATGCTCAAATTTGGACGTCATCATCGACTTGGCGGTCCACGACGTATCGCAGCCTTTGCCGGCGGGCCTGGATGATCCCCAGATCCTGCCCATATTCACGAGAATCAAGTCAACTTGAGCGCAGCTCATCGGCCTATGAGCCCTGAAGACAAGCTACTAGCACTCCTTCCGGAATTGACCGAGGAAGAGAAAGATCGGCGAACGCGCAAGGGTATGGCCGACGTCGACGCTGGACGTACGATCCCGCACGAGGAACTGCTGCAATGGATCAGGCGACGGTCGGAGCCTTCTTGAGTGTTTTCGTTGGGTCAGGAGCGTGGAAACTCTTGAATCCAATATTCAAGAAGGGCACGCGTGCCTGAGCAGTACTCCAGGAATGCCTGTGTCACACGGTTTCTGGTTCGATCAAGCCTAGTTCTGTAATCCACGAACTGCCTGACGTCGAGGGGTGTTTCCTCGTTGAATCATGGTGTTAGAGCCGATTCGGCTGTTTTTCTCACGAATCCCTGCCGACCCTCGATTCTGGATGACTTGGCGAGTCCGACGAACGGGCATTGACGTTCCCATAGTAGGAAGCCCGACGCTGGCTATCCCTGCTGGTTGGAGCAGCAACGCATGCATCGACTACATATCCCGGCCATGGCTTGCAGCGCATGTGTGGCACCCATTCGACGTGCGTTGATGAGCGTAGACCCTTCGATGCGGGCGCAGTTCATGCCGGACCAACGCCGTATTAGCCTCGAAACCCGCCGTCCGCTTGAGCTTATAAAGCAAGCACTCAGCTCGATCGGCTATCCGGCCCACATTGTCCATTAGTGGCGAGAAAAAGTGCGTTATGACATTGCGCCATATCGATCGTCACCTCTCACCAGACTCGCCGAATGAGCCTCATGCACGCCTACCGCGTCACCCGTGGACAGGGTCCACAAAGTCTCCACAGAATCGAGGTTCCGCCTTCGTCCTTGGGTGAGAACCAGGTGTTACTGGCCGTCAATGCCGCCTCGCTCAACTACCGTGACTTACTCGTTGCTCACGGTCAGGTGGGTGCCGGTGAAGCCCGGATCCCACTGTCGGACGCCGCCGGACAAGTAGTTGCTGTCGGCCCTGCAGTCACCGACTTCTCTATCGGTGATGCCGCACTTCCCATCTTCTTCCCGCTGTGGACTGATGGATTTCCCAGTGACCAAGCTCTGTCCCTGTCGCTGGGTGGCAACATCGACGGTGTACTGACGACACATCTGGTGGTCGACCAAAGCGCATTGGTGCACGCGCCACGCACTCTGTCATGGGAGCAAGCTTCTACAATCGCGTGCGCAGGGGTCACTGCCTGGCACGCGTTGTTTGAGCTGGGCGCGTTGCCCGATGGTGCTCATGTGCTGATTCAGGGCACCGGCGGCGTGTCTACATGGGCGGTCCAACTCGCGCTGGCAGCCGGCTTGCGTGTCACGGTGCTCTCTGGGAGGGAAGAGGGCATCGAGCACATGGTGGCAATGGGTGCACAGGCCGCCATCAACTACAACACCGATCCCAACTGGGACGAAACGGTGCTCCGCACGACCGGCGGCGTAGATCTGGCGATGGACATCGGTGGCGCCGGCACGATTGCTCGCTCGCTGCGAAGTCTGCGCCCCGGCGGCCAAGTCGTGACCATCGGTGGCGTCGCTGGCGGATTTGCATTGAGCATCGATCCATTCTCGCTCATCGGCGGAAAGTCGCTCACCGGAGTGGTAGTGGGTTCCAAGAAAATGACCCAAGCGCTCATCCGCTTCATCGACGAGCACGCCATCGTGCCGGTTATCGACACCATCTTTCCTTTCGCTAAAGCGGCTGACGCGTTTGCGCGCATGGAACATGGAAGGCCCATCGGCAAAGTGGTTATCACCATCAACTAGCCTCTCGGCTTCACGCGAACCCTTTCATGCCTCTGATCAACACCAAAGTCTCTGCATCTTCGTCCCCATCACTGACCGCGGAGATATCTGCTCAGTTGAGCGATCTGACCAGCCGAATCCTAGGAAAGAAGCCCGACCTGATCGCGACGATCATTACCTATGTGCGGCCAGAAGATTGGCTGATCGGAGGAAAGACGCTGAGCGAGATTGGCGTCTCAAGCTTCTCGCTAGAGATCATCGTGACGGACGAGACCAACACCAAAGCGGAGAAGGCAAAGTATCTTGCCGAGGTATTCGCTTGCTTTGAGCGCCTGTTAGGCACCGTACACCCGACAAGCTATGTCCATGTCCACGATGCGCGCGCCTCGGCCTATGGTTATGGAGGACGGACTCAAGAAGCCAGATTCCATCGTTCGTGATCTTCCACGCTCACCTCGAGTGATAATGGATGTTTATCGAGGGTAGTACGGATGCCCGCTGCTGACCGGAACCGGACATTCGCCTACTTGTCGGATGGACTCTGCCATGGCCCCGCCCCTAGCATCTCTGCAACTTGAATCGCCTAGAGTTTCCTTAGACACTTCGGAGCCAAAGGTATGGCTTACACATCACGGACGGAGGAATGAGCAGGTCGTTATGAATCAGCAGAACGCATACGAAAATTGGGAGCCAAGGATCCAGCAGGGACTCGCTCGGTGCGACCAAATGCTTGCCAATGGAGAAGTGGGAGCGGCGCTAACGCACTTAGAGAGTTTGGGACTGGCGAGTGCGGATGATACAAAGATCATAGGCGTCCAGATGTTGCACGCCGCCGGGCTGCCAGAGCAAGCGTACAGATTGGCCAAGCGCCTGGTGCTTCCTGCCGACCCCAATCCAGAAGCACTGCTCCGGTTGGCACGTGTGTGTGCAGATGCTGGAGCCGATTCTGATGCCAAGAGCTTCCTGGACCGTGTAGTCGATGAAGCGTTCCCAGTGGACTCGCTGTACATTGCTTCCCGGATTTCTCAACGAATTGGCGCTAGGGGTCTTCAGGGCCATTTCGAGACGCGCATGATTAATGAACACCCTTCCTATACCGGCGTCCAGAATCTTGTCTGGCAGCGGGCGCTAGCAGAGGAGCGCTTCGCCGAAGCAGCGATGGCGCTTCACCCTGAGTTCATGAACTCGCGTGAACCCCTTTTCCATCTACAGCAGCTGGCAGATGCGGATTCACCTGATGTCGAGGCGATGGTGAAACTGGCCGACGAGTCGCCAGGCAGCCTGGTAGCTCTGGCTACTCTTCGATACCTGCTTGCAAGAGCGGAGGTCGTGAGGGCGCTCGACGTCGCGCTCCGCCTTATCGGATCAGAGAAGGATGAAGAAGTCAGAGAACTGTTGGCCGTCCTGGACGCTTTTCTGCTGAGGAGGGGCTCAGTTGACTTCTCACTCGTTGAGTCCAAGGTTGCGGCCATCATCAAGGGGATTGTTGGTTACTTGGCTGTGCGCCCCGAGCAAGGTTACGTCCGACAACGTCTGATAGAGCTGCTGTCAGTTGAGCGAAGTGGCGACATTGGCCTGCCACTGATCCTGACGGTCGCCTTCGACCTCGTCGGTGAAGGGGGGCTCTTCCTGGGACCAGATATGTGGCCGGCCTCTGGTTCGATTGAGGCGCTACAGAAAAGCAGTATTCCAGAGACGTGTATGCACTGGATTAGGCAGCGCCAGCCGTGCATCCCGGGTAAGACCAAGCTGCCGCGGGAGTTGATTACGGTCGATCCAGACGTGTGCATGGCATCCATCTGCACGCTGATGAGTTCGGGGGCGATAGCAGTTGAATCAGGCGAGGACGTCGATGACCTGAAGAACTGGCTTCTTCTTGGTTGTGGCGTTGCGCCTCACACTAGTGCGCCTAATTTCACAACTGTGTTGTTCCGGGTTGCGATGACGAGGCTAGCTAACGCTGGATACCCCCAACAGGCCAGAGACCTTTGCGAAGAGCTGCTCTCACAATGCAGCGATTCGCGGAGCGCCCAAGCTGCATGGTTCACCATGGCCGATGTCTACAGTCGGCTTCAGGACCGTCGAACCAGCTTGGTCGCTTTTGCATGCGCCATCGCGGGCCCTAACATCGGGCAGACGCCGCTGACCAGCTTCAACGAAATCAACCTTTGGGCAAGATTGCTTAGGGAATCCGGACTTCTTGATCACGCTCTGGAGGCATTGGAGATATCCAACAGCGCCTT includes the following:
- a CDS encoding SseB family protein — encoded protein: MKQPSRPRGRGTTSAEAALEASFERARDSAAEERAFFKRLMDAIVYVHAPVSDDARTLRLVQFRHPDGFDAIPFFTSLDKAQAASSAAVRILGVSGRELLTGTRGATLMLNPNDGGVVLYPEEVATLLDTGFLARVERLSPAEFAVRPAPAAPAWLAPAISASLEHADFVSSAYLLETHSSGGVEQPPGLLIWLVVDLAFAERAARLVTTAIQPLCSNLDVIIDLAVHDVSQPLPAGLDDPQILPIFTRIKST
- a CDS encoding DsbA family protein; the encoded protein is MTATVTIVEFFDPTCESCRAMYPHVKQLLAARPKDVRLVIRYVPFHGQVSKEAIGVLEAARKQKKFEPVLETLMQNQPVWASHGAPDPKKVWEFAVAAGLDRASAQRDLATGAVETLIKREVAAVEAADIRGTPAIFVNGKLLSELGPQQLSALITSELQHTRKKPESPAAWRLEAASHAISIRAPVVAPIRTWRRPAPVATVPTMPRGPGSPR
- a CDS encoding NAD(P)-dependent alcohol dehydrogenase, whose translation is MSLMHAYRVTRGQGPQSLHRIEVPPSSLGENQVLLAVNAASLNYRDLLVAHGQVGAGEARIPLSDAAGQVVAVGPAVTDFSIGDAALPIFFPLWTDGFPSDQALSLSLGGNIDGVLTTHLVVDQSALVHAPRTLSWEQASTIACAGVTAWHALFELGALPDGAHVLIQGTGGVSTWAVQLALAAGLRVTVLSGREEGIEHMVAMGAQAAINYNTDPNWDETVLRTTGGVDLAMDIGGAGTIARSLRSLRPGGQVVTIGGVAGGFALSIDPFSLIGGKSLTGVVVGSKKMTQALIRFIDEHAIVPVIDTIFPFAKAADAFARMEHGRPIGKVVITIN
- a CDS encoding CHAT domain-containing protein, which produces MNQQNAYENWEPRIQQGLARCDQMLANGEVGAALTHLESLGLASADDTKIIGVQMLHAAGLPEQAYRLAKRLVLPADPNPEALLRLARVCADAGADSDAKSFLDRVVDEAFPVDSLYIASRISQRIGARGLQGHFETRMINEHPSYTGVQNLVWQRALAEERFAEAAMALHPEFMNSREPLFHLQQLADADSPDVEAMVKLADESPGSLVALATLRYLLARAEVVRALDVALRLIGSEKDEEVRELLAVLDAFLLRRGSVDFSLVESKVAAIIKGIVGYLAVRPEQGYVRQRLIELLSVERSGDIGLPLILTVAFDLVGEGGLFLGPDMWPASGSIEALQKSSIPETCMHWIRQRQPCIPGKTKLPRELITVDPDVCMASICTLMSSGAIAVESGEDVDDLKNWLLLGCGVAPHTSAPNFTTVLFRVAMTRLANAGYPQQARDLCEELLSQCSDSRSAQAAWFTMADVYSRLQDRRTSLVAFACAIAGPNIGQTPLTSFNEINLWARLLRESGLLDHALEALEISNSALQAQGSYSEHRHQQVHIGLTIELERLVRDVHTRVHELPDLLRRASEAAQEARDRGEEGVQALTLLGQLIKLSKTFNIDIPDEAAQAMSLLADSAFSSKPFVQSLMDSGNPIGALWTQYRTAEPAKFANDAAYDSAQLTVAARMVLTLERDQAEASELLLPFELLADSGVAAPGWMHNARPPHAFGSTSEIMEVAEHLHERGIALVLAAFDNRGQLISLRYEAGQFKLVEEGAFSYEAFKRWSLQYPYGYCEDVGRESWQKEDVMQRSLADCRWETLPSCATLVVMEAELRSMPSNLLWTDDGFFGASQPVGAAPSLAWLAESFKRLPTPVPRLNAWISNAGDQTQTLNVLLDFLRGEFEDHGVILDTGSYPPAALTGSDLVFIAAHGQVSPEGNYFHTLNDEGSLKIPPDVVAKAVRNSRVAVLFVCSGGRSDKVPDANTTSGLAKQLLSMGCSTVIASPWPVEAMVAASWAPKFLKHWKSGKLAIQACHDANKEISGDPSRTLAMNLYGDPCQKWA
- a CDS encoding BPSL0761 family protein, producing MTMPSERTRNVLQAGAFLRQLAASQAVPKEVRQEAYRLLRHYPTVSDIEAIAEHEERLRALTQSAFVRPYLSTEIEADWFSGYPLGPHRI
- a CDS encoding 4-oxalocrotonate tautomerase family protein — protein: MPLINTKVSASSSPSLTAEISAQLSDLTSRILGKKPDLIATIITYVRPEDWLIGGKTLSEIGVSSFSLEIIVTDETNTKAEKAKYLAEVFACFERLLGTVHPTSYVHVHDARASAYGYGGRTQEARFHRS